In the genome of uncultured Celeribacter sp., the window CGGTCGGTCCAGCCGCCCCATTGAACCTCGGCATCATCCGCGCCATCGGGCAGGTCGGTCACCGTGTCGATGGCGGCATTCACATCGTCGGCGGCGCGCTGCATGTCCCAGCCCGGTTCGAATTCCAGCGTGATATTGCCGCGCCCCTCGACCGACGTGGCGCTTGATTCCAATACGCCCTCGACGGCCAAAAGCGTCGGCTCCAACACCTGCACGATGCCATTGTCGACATCTTCCGGCCCCGCGCCGTCCCAAGCGACCGAGACGCGGACGCTATCGACCACGACATCGGGGAAAAACTGCGACCGCATCTGCGGGATCGCGGCCAGCCCGGAGCAGAGCAACAACACAAGCACAAGGTTCGCCGCCGTCCGGTGACGTGTGAAATAGGAGAGAATGCCCTTGGCCTTCGCCAAACCTGCGCCGCGGCCTGTCTCTTTCACAGACATGGCTTAGCTCCCCATCCGTTGTTCGAGACGCTCGATCAGATCAGCGGGCACGCGGTCGGCAGCAAGCTGTTCCTGAACACGCAACCGCATCTCGTCGGACATTTTGTCATTGCTGGCGACAAAGGCCAAAAGCGCGGCACGACGTTCGTCGGTCAGCGCGATCATATCGGCGCCTGCACCGCCCTGCGCCGATCCTTCGGCGCCGTTTACCCGGACCCGGATGCCCGCGCCCAACAAGGGCGTGCGTTCAGAGACGACCTGACGACCGACCAGACCATCGACACCAATGATCACATCATCGCCCTGACGCCGCAGTACGGAAACGGCAATCTCTTCGAGGCGGCTTTGGTCTGTCACCGCCAACACCGTGTTGTTGCCGCCCACCGCCGATGCGGGCACCAAGGCCACGCGTTCCAGCTCGGGTTCTTCCAACTCCACCGTCACAAAGTCACCGGGCCGAAAGCCCAGCACATCGTCAAGACGGGCATAAAGCGTGCGCCCGCTTTGCCCCGTCGCCACGGCCGCACTTTCGCGCACGACGCGGCCCGTGGCCTTGAGATCGAGACCAGCCACATCCAGCGTCACGGTAACCTCCATCTGCGGCAGGCGCGCGCGATCGGTGACCAGCCGGGCGTATTGTTCGGTCGAGATGCGGAATGCCACTTCCAACTCATCGGGATTGATCAGCGTGGCGAATTGCTCATTGGTGCTCAACAGCGTGCCCAGCGCGCCGGACACCTCACTCAGCACCCCGCCGAAGGCGGCGGTGATGGTCATGTCATCGAGCGTGCGTTGCATGTTGTCGCGATCAATCTCGGCGCGCAGCACCGAGGTTTTCGCGCCATCGACCGCCGCCTCCGCATCCGCCAGAGCCTGACGTTTCGACAAAACGGATTGACCGGCGGCGGCATGGGTCAGCGCGGCCTCTTCGACCGAGCTTGCACTGCCTACGCCGCGCTCAAACAGACTTTGCTGACGGTCCAGAGCCGCTTGGCGCAGATCGAGCTGCGCGCGGGCGGCCTTCAGATCGTCAGCGGCGATGGTGCGGGCGCGTTCGGCGTCACGCAGATCGGCTTCGGCCTCCAACAAATCGGCGCGGGCCACACGCAGCGCGGCATCGGCATCTTCGGTGTCGATTTTCAGGATCACTTCGCCCGCCGTGACCGCCCCGCCCTCTTCGAACGCCTCGGACAGCTCGACAATCCGCCCGGCATCCGGCGCGCGCAGCTCAAGGCTTTGGCGCGCGGCGATCTGACCGTAGCTGGTGAGCATGGGAGTGAGCCGCTGCGGTACCACCTCCGTGACATTGACCGCAAACTGACGTTCACGCACCTGCGGCGGCATGCTATCGGCGGCCAGACGGGCCTGATAGGCAGAGTAGACCCGATATCCGGCCCCCACCAATAGGGCG includes:
- a CDS encoding HlyD family efflux transporter periplasmic adaptor subunit, producing MRFLRRSLIGLFLTCATLALLVGAGYRVYSAYQARLAADSMPPQVRERQFAVNVTEVVPQRLTPMLTSYGQIAARQSLELRAPDAGRIVELSEAFEEGGAVTAGEVILKIDTEDADAALRVARADLLEAEADLRDAERARTIAADDLKAARAQLDLRQAALDRQQSLFERGVGSASSVEEAALTHAAAGQSVLSKRQALADAEAAVDGAKTSVLRAEIDRDNMQRTLDDMTITAAFGGVLSEVSGALGTLLSTNEQFATLINPDELEVAFRISTEQYARLVTDRARLPQMEVTVTLDVAGLDLKATGRVVRESAAVATGQSGRTLYARLDDVLGFRPGDFVTVELEEPELERVALVPASAVGGNNTVLAVTDQSRLEEIAVSVLRRQGDDVIIGVDGLVGRQVVSERTPLLGAGIRVRVNGAEGSAQGGAGADMIALTDERRAALLAFVASNDKMSDEMRLRVQEQLAADRVPADLIERLEQRMGS